The Sus scrofa isolate TJ Tabasco breed Duroc chromosome X, Sscrofa11.1, whole genome shotgun sequence genome has a segment encoding these proteins:
- the PDHA1 gene encoding pyruvate dehydrogenase E1 component subunit alpha, somatic form, mitochondrial → MRKMLAAVSRVLSGVAQKPASRVLVASRNFANDATFEIKKCDLHRLEEGPPVTTVLTREDGLKYYRMMQTVRRMELKADQLYKQKIIRGFCHLCDGQEACCVGLEAGINPTDHLITAYRAHGFTFTRGLSVREILAELTGRRGGCGKGKGGSMHMYAKNFYGGNGIVGAQVPLGAGIALACKYNGKDEVCLTLYGDGAANQGQIFEAYNMAALWKLPCVFICENNRYGMGTSVERAAASTDYYKRGDFIPGLRVDGMDILCVREATRFAAAYCRSGKGPILMELQTYRYHGHSMSDPGVSYRTREEIQEVRSKSDPIMLLKDRMVNSNLASVEELKEIDVEVRKEIEDAAQFATADPEPPLEELGYHIYCNDPPFEVRGANQWIKFKSIS, encoded by the exons GCAAGCAGAGTGCTGGTGGCGTCCCGTaactttgcaaatgatgctacatttgaaattaag AAATGTGATCTTCACCGGCTGGAAGAGGGCCCACCTGTCACCACGGTGCTCACCAGGGAGGATGGGCTCAAGTACTACAGGATGATGCAGACTGTTCGCCGAATGGAGTTAAAAGCAGATCAGCTctataaacagaaaattattcGTGGTTTCTGTCACTTGTGTGATGGTCAG GAAGCTTGTTGCGTGGGCCTGGAGGCTGGCATAAACCCTACGGACCATCTGATCACAGCCTACCGAGCTCATGGCTTTACCTTTACTCGTGGGCTTTCTGTCCGGGAAATTCTTGCGGAACTTACAG GACGAAGAGGAGGTTGTGGTAAAGGAAAAGGAGGATCGATGCATATGTATGCCAAGAACTTCTACGGGGGCAATGGCATTGTGGGAGCTCAG GTGCCCCTGGGAGCTGGGATTGCTCTGGCCTGtaagtataatggaaaagatgAGGTCTGTTTGACTTTGTATGGAGATGGTGCTGCTAATCAG GGTCAGATATTTGAAGCTTACAACATGGCAGCTTTGTGGAAATTGCCTTGTGTTTTCATCTGTGAGAATAATCGCTATGGGATGGGAACGTCTGTGGAGAGAGCCGCAGCCAGCACTGACTACTATAAGAGAGGCGACTTCATTCCTGGGCTGAGG GTAGATGGAATGGATATCCTGTGTGTCCGGGAGGCCACAAGGTTTGCAGCTGCCTACTGTAGATCTGGAAAG GGGCCCATACTGATGGAGCTGCAGACTTACCGTTACCATGGACACAGTATGAGTGATCCCGGAGTCAG TTACCGTACACGAGAAGAAATTCAGGAAGTAAGAAGTAAGAGTGACCCGATCATGCTTCTCAAGGATAGAATGGTGAACAGCAATCTTGCCAGTGTTGAAGAATTAAAG GAAATCGATGTTGAAGTGAGGAAAGAAATTGAGGATGCTGCACAGTTTGCTACTGCTGATCCTGAACCACCTTTGGAAGAACTCGGCTATCACATCTACTGCAACGACCCGCCTTTTGAAGTCCGGGGTGCAAACCAGTGGATCAAGTTTAAGTCCATCAGTTAA